A genomic region of Bactrocera dorsalis isolate Fly_Bdor chromosome 3, ASM2337382v1, whole genome shotgun sequence contains the following coding sequences:
- the LOC105226698 gene encoding zinc finger protein 277 translates to MEESNHENEILPALSFSQESTNSNLQSPEPAKIQCLQCERVYQFPADKDDYLAHLFLEHRLVIADVEDIPLLEEYLIYWLREFTGHELEQYCTTMLLDQLPDGTPAKNERYYLLSDILPKDYELRHNLQKNHLERALAQHQFELTDRNFTKECLYCRDIITGLRSEFLEHLFNKHFLQLGKPENLVYIDELLAKVQSNLENLVCLYCEKVFKDRSTLKEHMRKKAHKRINPNNREYDRFFLLNYRNKKPHNKPPVGKRKTERRRKTQEETVAEVRSPELATSPDFEHHFPVRSQSDASDSDWSDWDEDMGKMSPFNCLYCKHREEKFDILKKHMLATHNVDFESALLGLNFYEKIKVVNYVRRQVCLMRCVTCNLRCEDEEKLLLHMEAEKHFGFGTKKQWDKPEYFFPTYEDDSLLCVLDDSPNDDMDDGVVRIISEDTMAQINKDAERLSLENFPYA, encoded by the exons ATGGAGGAAAGTAATCATGAAAACGAAATACTTCCAGCATTGTCTTTTAGCCAAGAATCAACCAACTCGAATTTACAGTCCCCTGAACCAGCCAAAATTCAATGCCTACAGTGCGAGCGTGTTTATCAATTCCCCGCAGACAAAGATGACTACCTCGCACACCTTTTTTTGGAGCACCGTTTGGTTATAGCAGATGTGGAAGATATTCCATTACTGgaagaatatttgatttattggcTTAGAGAATTCACAG GTCATGAGTTGGAGCAATATTGCACCACAATGCTTTTGGATCAATTGCCAGATGGTACACCTGCGAAAAACGAAAGATATTATTTACTGAGCGATATATTACCAAAAGATTACGAGTTGCGCCACAACCTACAGAAAAATCACCTGGAACGTGCACTCGCACAGCATCAGTTCGAACTAACAGATCGTAATTTTACAAAGGAATGTCTCTATTGTCGTGATATTATTACTGGGTTGCGTTCCGAATTTCTGGAGCACTTATTTAATAAACACTTCTTGCAATTAGGTAAACCTGAAAATCTGGTTTATATAGATGAGCTACTGGCAAAAGTACAAAGCAACcttgaaaatttagtttgtcTTTATTGTGAAAAAGTGTTTAAAGATCGATCGACTTTAAAAGAGCATATGCGTAAAAAAGCACACAAACGTATCAATCCCAATAATCGTGAATATGATCGTTTCTTCCTGCTAAACTATCGCAATAAAAAGCCACACAATAAACCACCTGTTGGAAAAAGGAAAACTGAACGAAGACGTAAAACACAAGAAGAAACAGTGGCAGAAGTGCGCTCACCCGAATTGGCGACATCACCAGATTTTGAACACCACTTTCCTGTGCGTAGCCAGAGTGACGCAAGTGATTCAGACTGGTCAGATTGGGATGAAGATATGGGAAAGATGTCCCCTTTCAATTGTCTTTATTGTAAACACAGGGAGGAAAAATTCGATATTCTTAAGAAACATATGCTAGCCACACATAACGTAGACTTTGAATCAGCTCTACTGGGCCTGaatttttatgagaaaatcaaagTTGTTAACTATGTGCGACGACAAGTATGTCTGATGCGTTGTGTAACCTGCAATTTGCGTTGTGAAGATGAA GAAAAACTACTACTTCATATGGAAGCCGAGAAACATTTCGGTTTTGGCACTAAAAAGCAATGGGATAAGCCTGAATATTTCTTTCCCACTTACGAGGATGACAGTCTTCTATGTGTACTTGATGACAGTCCCAATGACGATATGGATGACGGTGTGGTGCGAATTATATCCGAAGATACAATGGCACAGATAAATAAAGATGCTGAACGACTGTCTTTGGAGAACTTTCCATACGCGTAA
- the LOC105226699 gene encoding myb-like protein AA isoform X1, with product MAAKPPKPPATFLKQSSHNNNEADNDNNGNSNSNNSNPSTSAATAAATPTTPTSAATHAANAETYSKLGIKRYNSRENLLNNIANDYNYNENDTETKGNSLEGAVAAAAAARPACNCTNISIMHLFHEMKQEFPTIPDPIVAQCVNDNCHQRENCIQMLRNELALNPIPVQTYPAKVLQQHHINNQQHSNLQQQQKQLQQRQKSPQQPAQTPHTPPQPPQRLKNASPQKPATPLRPIRAAPTQPPSVATLQRIRAENKNSAVTPQANCDSVESVQNSSNLAKDVNCVQLSCNNQCNNSNNNSAAGDSPKQACDMPVTATANASVDCARSADFITALNRIAANHQPSTPQVPATGARARPNTLNLQASQQQLQRQQLNKQLQQHLQQRSQLKQQQQQPASGAAAEPPLQKPIRKAPLPPIAPKPVFHNNINYSNSSSNNNNNNNSGGNSPQWQSVGSCSSESALTSPLSSCGESEVSANAGCSPSQAFALSHINNNRQNNNINNNNNVVAPTYQPQQTSPLRSPIRHRSVITVQPEPPYARDFLPSAKISTVANSNAGGSGGSTPTSQKSFTSVNLTLRQPTNAVPQSTIDISAGPVLSGNGSGLTYSSTSYNARHGFQQNFHITVTEEGGVFNASRIRPRNNSGYYAGIEGVNTAEGPTGGTGQTTTTSQQQQQQTPTTILLSPTAQTAQFVAPPAPLTTASSEDMCLPLENSAFIETIKRQKARRDKLASALRENKNKLGNVEEEVKMLTEPLNPGESERLDYEIERLRTDCQQTLNEIENIRRYGQLSEDERLKQQQQQQQQQQAFPRWQRPPRPPPPQQQPQSPYQQYQPTEVDFQQQQYNTPGSVGSTAGIVGVIGSGHSSAVGTPNSPRLQQTPPTQRVNYVGQSPPYQLPSTDEEDYSDSNTDGGDDYEPLERWPCSMCTFLNHPQLNICEACECVRIIPGTIRIVPTAGGSGNAAAAAAVMPQSLPAATTAGGASATAAAAAAALTAATPTAIAHGASTASAGNSPTSAARTVAAE from the exons ATGGCGGCTAAACCACCGAAGCCGCCAGCTACTTTTCTGAAGCAAAGtagtcacaacaacaacgaagccGACAACGATAACaacggcaacagcaacagcaacaacagtaatCCTAGTACCTCGGCTGCCACTGCAGCAGCAACACCCACCACGCCTACCTCCGCCGCGACACACGCGGCCAACGCTGAGACATACAGCAAACTGGGCATAAAGCGTTACAATAGTCGCGAAAATCTACTCAACAACATCGCCAACGATTACAACTACAACGAAAACGACACCGAAACGAAAGGCAATAGTTTGGAAGGAGCAgttgctgccgccgccgccgcacGTCCCGCTTGCAATTGCACGAACATAAGTATTATGCATCTCTTTCATGAGATGAAGCAAGAGTTTCCGACCATACCCGATCCGATTGTAGCGCAGTGTGTCAACGATAATTGCCATCAACGTGAGAATTGCATACAGATGTTGCGAAATGAGTTGGCACTAAATCCGATACCAGTGCAAACGTACCCAGCGAAAGTATTGCAACAACATCACATCAACAATCAGCAACACAGCAatctgcagcagcagcaaaagcaGTTGCAACAACGGCAAAAGAGTCCACAACAACCAGCACAGACACCGCACACACCGCCACAACCGCCGCAACGCCTGAAAAACGCGTCGCCGCAAAAACCCGCGACGCCTTTACGTCCCATACGCGCTGCGCCTACACAGCCGCCGTCCGTAGCGACGCTGCAGCGCATACGTgctgaaaacaaaaatagtgCCGTTACACCTCAAGCCAATTGTGATAGTGTTGAGTCAGTGCAAAATAGCAGCAATTTAGCAAAAGATGTTAATTGTGTTCAATTATCGTGCAATAATCAGtgtaataatagcaacaacaatagtgcTGCCGGTGATTCGCCCAAACAAGCGTGTGATATGCCCGTGACCGCAACCGCGAACGCGTCTGTTGATTGCGCGCGCTCCGCCGACTTTATAACGGCGCTCAATCGCATTGCCGCGAATCATCAGCCCTCGACGCCGCAAGTGCCGGCCACAGGTGCGCGTGCACGCCCCAATACGCTCAACTTGCAAGCATCGCAGCAGCAACTGCAGCGCCAGCAGTTGAACAAACAACTGCAACAGCATTTGCAGCAGCGCAGCCagttgaaacaacaacaacaacagccagcgAGTGGCGCAGCCGCCGAACCACCGCTACAGAAGCCGATACGCAAAGCGCCGTTGCCGCCGATCGCGCCAAAGCCAGTATTTCACAATAATATCAactacagcaacagcagcagcaacaacaacaacaacaataatagcggTGGAAATTCACCACAATGGCAGAGCGTCGGCAGCTGCTCGAGCGAATCGGCTTTGACGAGTCCGTTAAGCTCGTGCGGCGAAAGCGAAGTATCTGCCAATGCGGGATGTTCGCCATCACAAGCTTTTGCGCTCAGCCATATCAATAACAAtcggcaaaataataatattaacaacaataacaacgttgTTGCTCCCACTTATCAGCCACAGCAAACATCACCGCTGCGTTCGCCTATACGCCATCGCTCAGTTATCACCGTACAGCCAGAGCCGCCATACGCGCGCGATTTTCTACCGTCCGCAAAAATTAGCACCGTCGCAAATTCCAACGCCGGTGGTAGTGGTGGCAGTACGCCAACAAGTCAGAAAAGTTTCACCTCCGTCAATTTGACATTACGTCAACCGACCAACGCTGTACCACAATCGACCATAGACATCTCTGCCGGTCCGGTGTTGAGCGGCAATGGCAGTGGTCTGACCTATTCCAGTACATCGTATAATGCACGTCACggttttcagcaaaatttccaTATAACAGTCACGGAGGAAGGCGGTGTATTTAATGCAAGTCGCATACGCCCACGTAATAATAGTGGTTACTACGCCGGTATTGAGGGTGTAAATACAGCGGAGGGCCCAACGGGCGGCACGGGCCAAACAACGACTAcgtcacaacagcaacaacaacaaacgcctACGACAATATTGCTTTCGCCAACAGCGCAAACAGCACAATTTGTTGCGCCGCCAGCGCCACTAACAACGGCAAGCAGTGAGGACATGTGTCTGCCATTGGAGAATAGTG CTTTCATCGAGACCATAAAGCGTCAGAAGGCGCGGCGTGACAAGTTGGCCTCGGCACTGCGGGAGAACAAAAATAAGCTTGGCAATGTCGAGGAAGAGGTCAAAATGCTAACCGAACCCTTGAATCCCGGCGAATCTGAGAGACTGGATTATGAAATAGAAAGATTACGCACTGACTGTCAACAAACATTGAATGAAATCGAAAATATCAGACGTTACG GTCAGCTAAGCGAAGACGAGCGActgaaacaacaacagcagcaacagcaacaacaacaagcattccCACGGTGGCAACGGCCACCACGACCGccaccaccacaacaacaaccgcaaagTCCCTACCAACAATACCAGCCAACTGAAGTAGATTTCCAACAGCAACAATACAACACACCTGGCAGTGTCGGTAGCACTGCTGGCATTGTTGGTGTTATTGGTAGTGGACATAGTAGCGCTGTAGGCACACCCAACTCACCACGCTTGCAGCAAACGCCACCAACGCAACGCGTAAATTATGTCGGCCAATCGCCACCATATCAGCTGCCATCTACGGACGAGGAGGACTACTCCGATTCGAATACGGATGGCGGTGACGACTATGAACCGCTCGAACGCTGGCCCTGCTCCATGTGTACATTCCTCAATCATCCACAGCTGAACATATGCGAGGCGTGCGAATGTGTGCGCATTATACCCGGTACGATACGCATTGTGCCCACAGCTGGTGGCAGCGGcaacgcagcagcagcagccgcagTCATGCCACAGTCGCTGCCTGCAGCAACGACAGCCGGTGGCGCATCGGCGACTGCAGCTGCTGCGGCGGCGGCCTTGACCGCTGCGACTCCAACTGCAATAGCGCATGGCGCGAGCACCGCATCAGCGGGCAATTCGCCAACTTCGGCTGCACGCACCGTAGCTGCGGAATAA
- the LOC105226699 gene encoding myb-like protein AA isoform X2 → MAAKPPKPPATFLKQSSHNNNEADNDNNGNSNSNNSNPSTSAATAAATPTTPTSAATHAANAETYSKLGIKRYNSRENLLNNIANDYNYNENDTETKGNSLEGAVAAAAAARPACNCTNISIMHLFHEMKQEFPTIPDPIVAQCVNDNCHQRENCIQMLRNELALNPIPVQTYPAKVLQQHHINNQQHSNLQQQQKQLQQRQKSPQQPAQTPHTPPQPPQRLKNASPQKPATPLRPIRAAPTQPPSVATLQRIRAENKNSAVTPQANCDSVESVQNSSNLAKDVNCVQLSCNNQCNNSNNNSAAGDSPKQACDMPVTATANASVDCARSADFITALNRIAANHQPSTPQVPATGARARPNTLNLQASQQQLQRQQLNKQLQQHLQQRSQLKQQQQQPASGAAAEPPLQKPIRKAPLPPIAPKPVFHNNINYSNSSSNNNNNNNSGGNSPQWQSVGSCSSESALTSPLSSCGESEVSANAGCSPSQAFALSHINNNRQNNNINNNNNVVAPTYQPQQTSPLRSPIRHRSVITVQPEPPYARDFLPSAKISTVANSNAGGSGGSTPTSQKSFTSVNLTLRQPTNAVPQSTIDISAGPVLSGNGSGLTYSSTSYNARHGFQQNFHITVTEEGGVFNASRIRPRNNSGYYAGIEGVNTAEGPTGGTGQTTTTSQQQQQQTPTTILLSPTAQTAQFVAPPAPLTTASSEDMCLPLENSAFIETIKRQKARRDKLASALRENKNKLGNVEEEVKMLTEPLNPGESERLDYEIERLRTDCQQTLNEIENIRRYGQLSEDERLKQQQQQQQQQQAFPRWQRPPRPPPPQQQPQSPYQQYQPTEVDFQQQQYNTPGSVGSTAGIVGVIGSGHSSAVGTPNSPRLQQTPPTQRVNYVGQSPPYQLPSTDEEDYSDSNTDGGDDYEPLERWPCSMCTFLNHPQLNICEACECVRIIPEPILSREDIHITLSPGENRIVHSWVVS, encoded by the exons ATGGCGGCTAAACCACCGAAGCCGCCAGCTACTTTTCTGAAGCAAAGtagtcacaacaacaacgaagccGACAACGATAACaacggcaacagcaacagcaacaacagtaatCCTAGTACCTCGGCTGCCACTGCAGCAGCAACACCCACCACGCCTACCTCCGCCGCGACACACGCGGCCAACGCTGAGACATACAGCAAACTGGGCATAAAGCGTTACAATAGTCGCGAAAATCTACTCAACAACATCGCCAACGATTACAACTACAACGAAAACGACACCGAAACGAAAGGCAATAGTTTGGAAGGAGCAgttgctgccgccgccgccgcacGTCCCGCTTGCAATTGCACGAACATAAGTATTATGCATCTCTTTCATGAGATGAAGCAAGAGTTTCCGACCATACCCGATCCGATTGTAGCGCAGTGTGTCAACGATAATTGCCATCAACGTGAGAATTGCATACAGATGTTGCGAAATGAGTTGGCACTAAATCCGATACCAGTGCAAACGTACCCAGCGAAAGTATTGCAACAACATCACATCAACAATCAGCAACACAGCAatctgcagcagcagcaaaagcaGTTGCAACAACGGCAAAAGAGTCCACAACAACCAGCACAGACACCGCACACACCGCCACAACCGCCGCAACGCCTGAAAAACGCGTCGCCGCAAAAACCCGCGACGCCTTTACGTCCCATACGCGCTGCGCCTACACAGCCGCCGTCCGTAGCGACGCTGCAGCGCATACGTgctgaaaacaaaaatagtgCCGTTACACCTCAAGCCAATTGTGATAGTGTTGAGTCAGTGCAAAATAGCAGCAATTTAGCAAAAGATGTTAATTGTGTTCAATTATCGTGCAATAATCAGtgtaataatagcaacaacaatagtgcTGCCGGTGATTCGCCCAAACAAGCGTGTGATATGCCCGTGACCGCAACCGCGAACGCGTCTGTTGATTGCGCGCGCTCCGCCGACTTTATAACGGCGCTCAATCGCATTGCCGCGAATCATCAGCCCTCGACGCCGCAAGTGCCGGCCACAGGTGCGCGTGCACGCCCCAATACGCTCAACTTGCAAGCATCGCAGCAGCAACTGCAGCGCCAGCAGTTGAACAAACAACTGCAACAGCATTTGCAGCAGCGCAGCCagttgaaacaacaacaacaacagccagcgAGTGGCGCAGCCGCCGAACCACCGCTACAGAAGCCGATACGCAAAGCGCCGTTGCCGCCGATCGCGCCAAAGCCAGTATTTCACAATAATATCAactacagcaacagcagcagcaacaacaacaacaacaataatagcggTGGAAATTCACCACAATGGCAGAGCGTCGGCAGCTGCTCGAGCGAATCGGCTTTGACGAGTCCGTTAAGCTCGTGCGGCGAAAGCGAAGTATCTGCCAATGCGGGATGTTCGCCATCACAAGCTTTTGCGCTCAGCCATATCAATAACAAtcggcaaaataataatattaacaacaataacaacgttgTTGCTCCCACTTATCAGCCACAGCAAACATCACCGCTGCGTTCGCCTATACGCCATCGCTCAGTTATCACCGTACAGCCAGAGCCGCCATACGCGCGCGATTTTCTACCGTCCGCAAAAATTAGCACCGTCGCAAATTCCAACGCCGGTGGTAGTGGTGGCAGTACGCCAACAAGTCAGAAAAGTTTCACCTCCGTCAATTTGACATTACGTCAACCGACCAACGCTGTACCACAATCGACCATAGACATCTCTGCCGGTCCGGTGTTGAGCGGCAATGGCAGTGGTCTGACCTATTCCAGTACATCGTATAATGCACGTCACggttttcagcaaaatttccaTATAACAGTCACGGAGGAAGGCGGTGTATTTAATGCAAGTCGCATACGCCCACGTAATAATAGTGGTTACTACGCCGGTATTGAGGGTGTAAATACAGCGGAGGGCCCAACGGGCGGCACGGGCCAAACAACGACTAcgtcacaacagcaacaacaacaaacgcctACGACAATATTGCTTTCGCCAACAGCGCAAACAGCACAATTTGTTGCGCCGCCAGCGCCACTAACAACGGCAAGCAGTGAGGACATGTGTCTGCCATTGGAGAATAGTG CTTTCATCGAGACCATAAAGCGTCAGAAGGCGCGGCGTGACAAGTTGGCCTCGGCACTGCGGGAGAACAAAAATAAGCTTGGCAATGTCGAGGAAGAGGTCAAAATGCTAACCGAACCCTTGAATCCCGGCGAATCTGAGAGACTGGATTATGAAATAGAAAGATTACGCACTGACTGTCAACAAACATTGAATGAAATCGAAAATATCAGACGTTACG GTCAGCTAAGCGAAGACGAGCGActgaaacaacaacagcagcaacagcaacaacaacaagcattccCACGGTGGCAACGGCCACCACGACCGccaccaccacaacaacaaccgcaaagTCCCTACCAACAATACCAGCCAACTGAAGTAGATTTCCAACAGCAACAATACAACACACCTGGCAGTGTCGGTAGCACTGCTGGCATTGTTGGTGTTATTGGTAGTGGACATAGTAGCGCTGTAGGCACACCCAACTCACCACGCTTGCAGCAAACGCCACCAACGCAACGCGTAAATTATGTCGGCCAATCGCCACCATATCAGCTGCCATCTACGGACGAGGAGGACTACTCCGATTCGAATACGGATGGCGGTGACGACTATGAACCGCTCGAACGCTGGCCCTGCTCCATGTGTACATTCCTCAATCATCCACAGCTGAACATATGCGAGGCGTGCGAATGTGTGCGCATTATACCCG